A DNA window from Thiopseudomonas alkaliphila contains the following coding sequences:
- a CDS encoding GlsB/YeaQ/YmgE family stress response membrane protein produces MGIIGTIVIGFLVGLIARFIKPGDDPMGWIMTIILGIAGSFAATYGGQALGIYHAGEGAGFIGAVVGAVVILVVYGMVSKK; encoded by the coding sequence ATGGGTATTATTGGCACGATCGTTATTGGCTTTTTAGTGGGGTTGATTGCACGCTTTATTAAGCCAGGCGATGATCCTATGGGCTGGATCATGACGATTATTTTAGGTATTGCAGGTTCTTTTGCTGCAACCTATGGTGGTCAGGCATTGGGAATTTATCACGCAGGTGAAGGCGCAGGTTTCATTGGTGCTGTAGTAGGTGCCGTGGTAATTCTGGTGGTGTATGGCATGGTCAGTAAAAAATAA